A DNA window from Paenibacillus sp. HWE-109 contains the following coding sequences:
- the tkt gene encoding transketolase: MTVANKTIEQLAVDTIRTLGIDAVEKAKSGHPGMVMGAAPMAYVLWKQHMKHNPANPKWVNRDRFVLSAGHGSMLLYSLLHLCGYDLPIEEIKNFRQWGSKTPGHPEYGHTPGVDATTGPLGQGIGMAVGMAMAEAHLRETYNKENFPVIDHYTYAICGDGDMMEGVSSEAVSLAAHLKLGKLIMLYDSNDISLDGELNMAFSENVQGRFEAYGWQVLRVEEQNDLAAISKAIAEAKADTTRPTLIEVKTTIGFGSPNKGGKGGHVGPHGSPLGGDEVKLTKQAYGWPEEPDFLVPDEVRAHYAEISKEGAAAEQAWSTLLNDYIKAYPELGNQFSAAVNGELPAGWDADLPVYSTSDKPMATRVASGNAINAIAGKLPQLIGGSADLASSNNTMIKGEENFTASNYAGRNVWFGVREFGMGTALNGMALHSGVKVYGATFFVFSDYLRASIRLAALMQLPVIYVLTHDSIAVGEDGPTHEPIEQLPALRVIPGITVIRPADGNETSEAWRYAIAEAKGPVALVLTRQNLPILEGAVEGAKANLSKGGYVVSDAANGKPDAQILATGSEVQLAVAAQQLLQAEGIHVRVVSLPSLELFEKQSKEYKDSVILPEVKKRLAVEMAYPLGWERYVGDEGSILGISTFGASAPGDLVLKEYGFSPENVVARVKALLS; this comes from the coding sequence ATGACAGTTGCAAATAAAACGATTGAACAATTAGCCGTAGATACGATCCGTACGCTCGGTATCGACGCCGTTGAGAAAGCCAAATCAGGTCACCCAGGTATGGTTATGGGGGCAGCCCCAATGGCTTACGTACTTTGGAAACAACATATGAAACACAATCCAGCTAATCCTAAATGGGTCAACCGTGACCGTTTCGTGCTATCTGCTGGACATGGCTCCATGCTGTTATACAGCCTTCTTCACTTGTGCGGCTATGATTTGCCAATTGAAGAGATCAAAAACTTCCGCCAATGGGGCAGCAAAACGCCTGGGCATCCTGAATACGGTCACACACCAGGTGTTGACGCAACAACAGGTCCTCTTGGACAAGGTATTGGTATGGCTGTTGGTATGGCGATGGCCGAAGCTCACTTGAGAGAGACTTACAACAAAGAAAACTTCCCGGTAATCGACCACTATACATATGCAATCTGTGGCGATGGCGACATGATGGAGGGCGTTTCCTCCGAAGCGGTTTCCTTGGCAGCTCATTTGAAACTGGGCAAATTGATCATGCTGTATGATTCCAACGATATCTCGCTGGATGGCGAGCTTAATATGGCATTCTCCGAGAACGTGCAAGGACGTTTCGAAGCTTATGGCTGGCAAGTTCTGCGTGTAGAAGAGCAAAATGATCTTGCAGCTATCTCCAAAGCGATTGCTGAAGCGAAAGCTGACACAACGCGTCCTACCTTGATTGAAGTGAAAACGACAATCGGTTTCGGCAGCCCGAACAAAGGCGGCAAGGGCGGTCACGTTGGTCCTCACGGATCCCCGCTTGGCGGCGATGAAGTGAAATTGACGAAGCAAGCGTATGGTTGGCCGGAAGAGCCGGATTTCTTAGTTCCGGACGAAGTAAGAGCACATTATGCTGAGATTTCCAAGGAAGGCGCTGCGGCTGAACAAGCATGGAGCACTTTGCTGAATGACTACATCAAAGCATACCCGGAACTTGGCAACCAGTTCAGCGCAGCTGTGAACGGTGAATTGCCAGCAGGCTGGGACGCAGACCTTCCGGTTTACAGCACTTCGGACAAGCCTATGGCGACTCGTGTTGCTTCCGGTAATGCGATCAATGCCATTGCAGGCAAGCTGCCGCAATTGATTGGTGGATCTGCGGATCTGGCTAGCTCCAACAACACGATGATCAAAGGTGAAGAGAACTTCACAGCTAGCAACTATGCTGGCCGCAACGTGTGGTTCGGTGTTCGTGAGTTCGGTATGGGTACTGCGCTGAACGGTATGGCTCTGCATAGCGGAGTAAAAGTATACGGAGCAACCTTCTTCGTATTCTCCGATTACTTGCGTGCGTCCATCCGCTTGGCTGCTCTTATGCAGCTTCCGGTTATCTATGTGCTGACACATGACAGTATCGCAGTTGGCGAAGACGGACCTACGCATGAGCCGATTGAACAATTGCCAGCGCTTCGCGTTATTCCGGGCATTACTGTGATTCGTCCTGCGGACGGCAACGAAACTTCCGAAGCATGGCGCTATGCGATTGCAGAAGCCAAAGGGCCGGTTGCGCTTGTGTTGACTCGTCAAAACTTGCCGATTCTTGAAGGCGCAGTTGAGGGCGCGAAAGCGAACCTGAGCAAAGGCGGATACGTCGTATCCGATGCAGCGAACGGTAAGCCGGACGCGCAGATCCTGGCAACAGGTTCTGAAGTGCAACTCGCTGTCGCGGCGCAACAATTGCTGCAAGCCGAAGGCATCCACGTTCGCGTAGTCAGCTTGCCGAGCTTGGAACTGTTCGAGAAACAGTCCAAAGAATACAAAGATTCCGTTATTCTGCCAGAAGTTAAGAAGCGTCTTGCAGTTGAAATGGCGTACCCGCTTGGTTGGGAGCGTTATGTAGGCGACGAGGGCTCCATTCTGGGCATCTCCACATTCGGAGCGTCCGCACCTGGCGACTTGGTTCTTAAAGAGTACGGCTTCTCCCCAGAAAATGTAGTAGCCAGAGTGAAAGCTCTGTTGTCTTAA
- the purU gene encoding formyltetrahydrofolate deformylase, whose amino-acid sequence MALESKNRARMLISCPDQPGIVAAVSQFLFDYGANIVQSDQYTMDPEGGMFFIRIEFDLEDLANRVEQLRADFSVIAGKLSMEWSLSLASQKKRIAIFVSKEDHALLELLWHWRAGDLNADIAMVISNHPDMQSLVEPFGIPYYHIPVTADTKAEAERRQLEVVGDNVDAIVLARYMQIVSPSFIKHYANRIINIHHSFLPAFIGGKPYAQAHNRGVKIIGATAHYVTEELDGGPIIEQDVQRVSHRDNVEDLKRIGRHIERIVLARAVAWHVEDRIIVHNNKTVVFN is encoded by the coding sequence ATGGCACTGGAGAGTAAAAATAGAGCAAGAATGTTGATTTCATGTCCCGATCAGCCGGGAATCGTCGCCGCCGTTTCACAGTTTTTGTTCGATTATGGCGCGAATATTGTGCAATCGGACCAATATACGATGGACCCGGAAGGCGGGATGTTCTTCATCCGGATCGAATTTGATCTTGAAGACCTGGCGAATCGTGTCGAACAACTAAGAGCGGATTTCTCCGTTATTGCGGGCAAGCTATCGATGGAGTGGAGCCTGTCCTTGGCGAGCCAGAAGAAGCGGATTGCGATCTTCGTATCGAAGGAAGACCACGCTTTGCTTGAGCTGCTGTGGCATTGGCGTGCCGGCGATCTGAACGCGGATATTGCGATGGTTATCAGCAATCATCCGGATATGCAGTCGTTGGTAGAGCCATTCGGCATCCCGTATTATCACATTCCGGTAACAGCGGATACGAAGGCTGAAGCAGAGCGCCGTCAGCTTGAAGTGGTCGGCGACAACGTTGACGCGATTGTCCTTGCGCGCTATATGCAGATCGTATCGCCGTCCTTCATTAAGCACTACGCGAATCGAATTATTAACATTCACCACTCGTTCTTGCCTGCGTTTATCGGCGGCAAGCCTTATGCGCAAGCACATAACCGCGGCGTCAAAATTATTGGAGCCACGGCACATTATGTGACGGAGGAACTGGATGGCGGACCGATTATTGAGCAGGACGTGCAGCGGGTAAGCCACCGCGACAACGTTGAAGATTTGAAAAGAATCGGTCGCCATATTGAACGTATTGTTCTGGCCAGAGCGGTAGCTTGGCATGTGGAAGACCGCATTATTGTGCACAATAATAAGACGGTAGTTTTTAATTAA
- a CDS encoding deoxyribonuclease IV, translating into MPNIGSHVSFSDKGLLNAAEEAVSYGSSTFMIYTGAPQNTRRKPIEDQYIEEGKALMDKHAIGEIVVHAPYIINLGSYKEDTFELAVRFLQEEIRRTDYIGVKNIVLHPGAYTDKDADYGIARIADGLNEVLAGVKDTNVKIALETMAGKGTEIGRSFEEIAEIIERVEENGKISVCLDTCHIHDAGYDIVNDLDGVLHHFDKVVGLERLGVIHLNDSKNSRGASKDRHAPLGSGWIGFEAMNNVANHPKLQHLPMILETPWIGKEDKTQRPMYEVEIALLSGNLSGRFGGEFLDQVERMGHAFSQKDIHHRDYVLGIWDVLKNDAKAKKADGREPLERLYDILFEERVLADLTEEQLNQRLIVWLAGKDVLKKA; encoded by the coding sequence ATGCCCAATATTGGCTCACACGTTTCATTCTCAGATAAAGGCTTGTTAAATGCAGCAGAAGAAGCAGTTTCATACGGTTCTTCCACATTTATGATATACACAGGTGCCCCGCAAAATACGCGCCGTAAACCGATCGAAGATCAATACATTGAAGAAGGCAAGGCGCTGATGGACAAGCATGCGATCGGCGAAATTGTCGTACATGCCCCTTATATCATTAACTTAGGTTCCTACAAAGAGGATACTTTCGAGTTAGCCGTGCGTTTTCTGCAAGAAGAAATTCGCCGGACCGACTACATCGGTGTTAAGAATATCGTCCTTCATCCAGGCGCGTATACAGACAAAGATGCTGATTATGGCATTGCCCGAATTGCTGATGGTTTGAATGAAGTATTAGCTGGCGTTAAAGATACGAATGTCAAAATCGCGCTGGAAACGATGGCTGGCAAAGGGACCGAAATCGGCCGCAGCTTCGAGGAAATTGCAGAAATTATCGAACGTGTCGAAGAGAATGGTAAAATCTCGGTTTGCCTCGATACGTGTCACATTCATGACGCTGGTTATGATATCGTGAACGATCTGGATGGCGTGCTGCACCACTTCGACAAAGTCGTCGGGTTGGAAAGACTCGGCGTTATCCACTTGAATGACAGTAAAAATTCGCGCGGAGCCAGCAAAGACCGACATGCGCCGCTAGGTTCAGGCTGGATTGGCTTTGAAGCGATGAATAATGTGGCGAACCATCCGAAGCTGCAGCATTTGCCGATGATTCTGGAGACGCCTTGGATCGGCAAAGAAGACAAAACGCAGCGCCCGATGTATGAAGTTGAGATTGCTTTGTTATCCGGCAATTTGAGTGGACGTTTTGGCGGCGAATTCTTGGATCAAGTTGAGCGTATGGGCCATGCTTTCAGCCAAAAAGACATTCATCACCGCGACTATGTGCTTGGCATCTGGGACGTTCTAAAGAATGACGCCAAAGCGAAAAAAGCGGACGGACGCGAGCCGTTGGAACGATTGTATGATATTCTGTTCGAAGAACGCGTCTTGGCGGATTTAACGGAAGAGCAGCTTAACCAACGGTTGATCGTATGGCTGGCCGGCAAAGATGTGCTCAAGAAAGCGTAA
- a CDS encoding DUF2621 domain-containing protein, producing the protein MANDFFMWFIIFWVCVLLFFMSVGGFFMFRKFLKVLPKEDGKSKLDWQNHYVDSSRHLWTEDSKVFLDQLVSPVPTAFRDIAKHSIAARIGQVALEAQAEQVTRDHCIEGYILATPKRDYKSLTTFLEKQEIDFSAYKHLLQ; encoded by the coding sequence ATGGCGAATGATTTTTTCATGTGGTTCATTATTTTTTGGGTATGTGTCCTGCTTTTTTTCATGTCGGTGGGCGGATTTTTCATGTTTCGCAAATTTCTCAAGGTTCTACCCAAGGAAGACGGCAAATCCAAGCTGGACTGGCAGAATCATTATGTAGACAGCTCTCGTCATCTATGGACAGAAGACTCCAAAGTATTTCTCGATCAATTGGTGTCGCCAGTGCCGACAGCCTTTCGAGATATTGCCAAACACTCGATCGCGGCGCGCATCGGACAGGTTGCTTTGGAGGCGCAAGCCGAGCAAGTGACGCGTGATCATTGCATTGAAGGTTACATCCTCGCTACTCCCAAACGTGATTACAAGAGCTTAACTACCTTCTTGGAGAAGCAGGAGATTGATTTCAGCGCTTATAAGCATTTGCTTCAGTAA
- a CDS encoding helix-turn-helix domain-containing protein: MKYGDRIAQLREKRGLTQEELSNKIGISRAALSHYETSRREPDYETINKFANFFNVTVDYLLGRTDQPEMVLDRDVREFVEHLDLTDESILKKFSLTVDGRRLTPAEAKRFIAFVRAERSLE; encoded by the coding sequence TTGAAGTATGGAGATCGAATTGCGCAACTACGTGAAAAAAGAGGATTAACACAAGAAGAGTTATCCAATAAAATTGGTATTTCCAGAGCGGCCCTTTCACACTATGAAACAAGTCGCCGAGAGCCTGACTATGAAACGATTAATAAATTCGCCAACTTTTTTAATGTTACGGTTGATTATTTGCTTGGACGAACAGACCAGCCAGAGATGGTTCTTGACCGTGATGTAAGGGAATTCGTTGAACACCTGGATTTAACCGATGAGAGCATCTTGAAAAAGTTCTCACTCACCGTTGATGGCCGGAGACTGACGCCAGCGGAAGCCAAAAGATTCATAGCTTTCGTGAGAGCTGAACGTTCTTTGGAGTAG
- a CDS encoding tyrosine-type recombinase/integrase yields the protein MQVVQPIREQEKIEEIQAVLKEQSIRDWLLFTIGINSGLHLSDLLSLKVKDVRDRTTVSVREEKTGKLKTFQLSAQLKDFIEDYIKYMDEGNYLFPSQRTGNPIKRIRVYRILSEAAKQVGLSDIGTHTLRKTYGYHYYLKTKNVSVLRDLFNQSAPSVTLRYIGVTL from the coding sequence ATGCAAGTTGTTCAACCAATTAGAGAACAAGAGAAAATTGAAGAGATACAAGCGGTATTGAAAGAACAGTCGATTCGAGACTGGCTGCTATTCACAATTGGTATTAATTCCGGACTTCATTTAAGTGATCTTCTTTCCTTGAAAGTAAAAGATGTGAGGGATCGAACGACTGTAAGTGTTCGTGAGGAAAAGACGGGTAAATTAAAGACATTCCAACTCTCAGCGCAGCTCAAAGATTTTATTGAGGATTATATCAAATATATGGACGAAGGCAACTATTTGTTTCCATCTCAACGCACTGGCAACCCTATCAAACGTATTCGGGTTTATCGGATTTTGAGTGAAGCTGCCAAGCAGGTGGGGCTATCTGATATTGGTACACACACGCTCCGCAAAACGTATGGCTATCACTATTACCTAAAAACGAAAAATGTTTCTGTTCTTAGAGATTTATTTAATCAGTCGGCCCCATCTGTTACTTTAAGATATATTGGCGTGACTTTATAG
- a CDS encoding metallophosphoesterase: MKSKGLSRRAFLKHSLFAMKALVTLAGATGVYAIFGERYWIQNKTIRLSFTRYPTSFQGVRIVQFSDTHIGKYYSLARLQEMVEQVQRQKPDIICFTGDLFDSTYGEINRDVIPILSQLQAHLGKFAVLGNHDMRLDAKGVVDILEKSGFTVLVNENHSILHGNERIRVVGIDEMFHGKPNLPLALQGVTKDDFVLLLAHEPDFADTSIKFPVDLQLSGHSHGGQIRIPFYGSLFTPDLGQKYSIGLYTFAESEFRTYTNRGIGTTLFPIRFNCRPEITSFILESKMT; the protein is encoded by the coding sequence TTGAAAAGTAAAGGCCTAAGCCGCAGAGCGTTTCTCAAGCATAGCCTTTTTGCAATGAAAGCTCTTGTTACATTAGCTGGAGCGACTGGGGTATATGCGATATTCGGTGAACGATACTGGATTCAGAACAAGACGATTCGATTATCTTTTACGCGGTACCCGACTTCATTCCAGGGAGTCCGCATTGTTCAATTCAGTGATACGCACATTGGCAAATATTATAGTCTAGCTCGATTGCAAGAGATGGTTGAGCAGGTACAACGGCAGAAGCCTGATATCATCTGCTTTACGGGAGATTTATTTGATTCAACCTATGGTGAAATAAATCGTGACGTCATTCCTATTCTGTCGCAGCTACAAGCGCATCTTGGGAAATTCGCTGTACTTGGCAATCATGATATGCGTTTGGATGCCAAGGGCGTCGTCGACATCCTGGAGAAATCGGGCTTCACGGTCCTTGTCAACGAGAATCACTCCATCCTGCATGGAAATGAACGGATCCGTGTGGTCGGAATCGACGAAATGTTCCATGGCAAGCCTAATTTGCCTCTTGCCTTGCAAGGCGTAACCAAGGACGATTTCGTGCTTTTGCTCGCTCATGAGCCTGATTTTGCAGATACCTCGATCAAGTTTCCGGTTGATCTGCAACTGTCCGGGCATAGTCACGGCGGCCAAATTCGAATCCCCTTTTACGGTAGTCTCTTTACACCAGACCTGGGACAAAAGTATTCTATTGGTTTGTATACGTTTGCAGAAAGTGAGTTTCGTACCTACACGAACCGGGGGATTGGAACAACCTTATTTCCGATTCGCTTCAATTGTCGTCCTGAAATCACTAGTTTCATTCTGGAGTCGAAGATGACGTAG
- a CDS encoding anti-repressor SinI family protein, translating to MNMVKQTTTEEFDAEWIHLILSARKLGLSLEDIRAFLRSPYQPTKKPLHSLVNDTCTSS from the coding sequence ATGAACATGGTAAAACAGACAACAACCGAAGAGTTTGACGCGGAATGGATTCATTTGATTCTGAGTGCACGTAAATTGGGTCTTTCCTTAGAGGATATCCGAGCATTCTTAAGAAGCCCTTATCAGCCCACGAAAAAACCACTTCATTCCCTTGTGAACGATACTTGCACATCCTCATAA
- a CDS encoding helix-turn-helix domain-containing protein — protein sequence MIGKRVQQLRKEKGLSLTELAERAGVAKSYISSLERDIQKNPSIQFLEKIASVLKVPVERLIDDQEEMAQNDQELDQEWYAIIKEAMSSGVDKQQFREFLDFNKWRMKRPNDE from the coding sequence ATGATTGGAAAACGTGTACAACAATTGAGAAAAGAAAAGGGCTTGTCCTTAACGGAACTAGCGGAACGTGCGGGCGTTGCCAAATCCTATATCAGCAGCTTGGAGCGGGATATTCAGAAGAATCCGTCCATTCAGTTTCTTGAGAAAATTGCATCCGTCTTAAAAGTTCCTGTCGAAAGATTGATCGACGATCAAGAAGAAATGGCCCAGAATGATCAAGAGTTGGATCAGGAATGGTATGCGATCATTAAAGAAGCCATGTCTTCTGGTGTGGATAAGCAGCAATTCAGGGAGTTTTTGGACTTTAATAAATGGAGAATGAAACGCCCTAACGATGAGTAG
- a CDS encoding helix-turn-helix domain-containing protein — translation MDVMIGQNISSIRKQRGYTLSELSERTGISKSYLSNIERNLKQNPSIHVMERIALVLKVDLKTLLKIAVDVETNAHLDQEWIDFVAYLKQSGIEKERIHEFKMLIEFMKWQDDQVK, via the coding sequence ATGGATGTCATGATCGGACAAAATATATCAAGTATTCGCAAACAACGGGGGTACACGCTGTCCGAGCTCTCCGAGCGGACCGGTATCTCCAAATCGTATTTAAGCAACATCGAACGAAATTTAAAACAGAACCCTTCGATCCATGTGATGGAACGAATTGCCCTGGTTCTGAAAGTAGATTTGAAAACGCTATTAAAAATAGCCGTAGATGTTGAAACCAACGCTCATCTGGATCAAGAGTGGATTGATTTCGTTGCCTATCTGAAACAATCCGGAATTGAAAAGGAACGCATACATGAATTCAAAATGTTGATAGAGTTTATGAAATGGCAGGACGATCAGGTAAAATAG
- a CDS encoding DegT/DnrJ/EryC1/StrS family aminotransferase: MTAPNKKIYLSPPHMSGNEMSYIQDAFDTNWIAPLGPHVDAFEKELAAHVGVKDAAAVSSGTAAIHLALQLIGVKEGDTVFCSSLTFVASANPIVYCGARPIFIDSEPETWNMSPQALEYALHEADREGHLPKAVIVVNLYGQSAKMDDIIALCDAYGIPVIEDAAESLGSSYKGKASGSFGKYGVYSFNGNKIISTSGGGMLISDDVEQLQRARFFATQARDQAAHYQHSQLGFNYRMSNVLAGIGRAQLAVLEDRVSARRRVFDRYQEALAYLPGVQLMPELADTRSNRWLTVLTLEEREAGTSVREVLAALGEQDIEARPVWKPLHLQPIFKGASFYAHRDKDNVSERLFHTGICLPSGSQMTEDDQHRVIACIQKTMKQTIHSN, from the coding sequence ATGACTGCGCCTAACAAAAAGATTTATCTCTCTCCTCCACATATGAGCGGGAATGAGATGTCGTATATCCAGGACGCTTTTGATACAAATTGGATCGCTCCGCTGGGTCCGCACGTGGATGCTTTCGAGAAGGAGCTTGCTGCGCACGTAGGGGTGAAAGATGCCGCGGCTGTCAGCTCAGGAACGGCGGCCATTCATTTGGCGCTGCAGCTGATTGGAGTCAAGGAAGGGGACACGGTCTTCTGTTCCAGTCTTACTTTTGTAGCGAGTGCCAATCCTATCGTTTATTGCGGAGCCAGACCGATTTTCATTGACTCTGAGCCAGAGACATGGAATATGTCTCCACAGGCTTTGGAATATGCGCTGCACGAAGCCGATCGGGAGGGTCATTTGCCCAAAGCTGTCATTGTGGTGAATTTGTATGGGCAAAGTGCCAAAATGGATGACATTATTGCGCTATGTGATGCCTATGGAATTCCAGTAATTGAGGATGCTGCTGAATCGCTAGGCTCATCTTACAAAGGTAAAGCCAGCGGCTCTTTTGGCAAATACGGCGTATATTCCTTTAACGGAAATAAGATTATCTCGACCTCGGGCGGCGGGATGTTGATTTCTGACGATGTCGAGCAGCTGCAGCGGGCCCGATTTTTTGCAACGCAAGCCAGAGATCAAGCCGCTCATTATCAGCACAGCCAACTGGGATTTAATTATCGCATGAGTAATGTGCTGGCAGGCATTGGCAGAGCGCAGTTAGCCGTGCTGGAGGATCGCGTTAGTGCTAGAAGGCGTGTATTTGATCGCTACCAAGAGGCGCTAGCGTACTTGCCAGGTGTCCAGTTGATGCCGGAATTAGCCGATACACGCTCCAATCGCTGGCTCACGGTTCTGACGCTTGAAGAGCGGGAAGCAGGTACGAGCGTCCGTGAAGTGCTTGCCGCATTGGGTGAACAGGATATTGAGGCTCGGCCGGTATGGAAGCCGCTGCATTTGCAGCCTATTTTCAAAGGAGCTTCATTCTACGCACACAGGGATAAAGACAATGTATCAGAGCGATTGTTCCACACAGGAATTTGTCTGCCTTCCGGTTCCCAAATGACTGAGGATGATCAGCACCGCGTTATCGCATGTATCCAAAAGACGATGAAACAGACCATTCACTCAAACTAA
- a CDS encoding acetyltransferase: MDIVVIGEGGHGKVVKELIHSRGKDRIIGLLDDRYNNLQLVDGVYTGPISSAHFLIDRVKELKFVIAIGNNAIRKSIVNKLGFPRESYISLIHETAIISKSATIGHGTVVMAHTIINADAVIGDHAIINSGAIVEHDARMGNYVHAAPKSLLTGAVRAEEGAMIGAGATIIPGKNIGDWAVIGAGATVISDIPPHMTAVGTPARLLMKIREGCETT; encoded by the coding sequence ATGGATATTGTTGTTATCGGTGAAGGCGGTCACGGCAAAGTGGTGAAGGAACTCATTCATTCCAGAGGTAAGGACAGGATCATTGGCTTATTGGATGATCGTTACAATAATTTACAACTAGTTGATGGCGTCTACACAGGTCCAATTTCCTCTGCGCACTTTCTGATAGACCGAGTGAAGGAATTAAAATTTGTTATAGCTATCGGGAATAATGCCATTCGCAAATCGATCGTAAACAAGCTGGGCTTTCCACGAGAAAGCTACATTTCACTGATTCATGAGACAGCAATTATTAGCAAAAGTGCAACGATTGGCCATGGCACGGTTGTTATGGCTCATACGATTATTAATGCGGATGCTGTCATTGGCGACCACGCCATTATTAATTCCGGTGCAATTGTCGAGCATGATGCACGGATGGGAAACTATGTGCATGCCGCTCCGAAATCGCTGCTGACGGGGGCTGTCCGCGCTGAAGAAGGCGCCATGATAGGCGCAGGAGCAACCATCATCCCGGGAAAGAACATAGGCGATTGGGCGGTCATAGGAGCTGGTGCCACCGTGATTAGCGATATTCCCCCCCACATGACGGCAGTTGGGACGCCGGCTAGATTACTAATGAAAATTCGGGAAGGCTGTGAAACAACGTAA
- a CDS encoding sugar transferase, with translation MKRLFDLLIAVPLFILFLPIIGIVAVLVRYKLGSPVIFKQMRPGLHEKPINLYKFRTMTDERDSDGVLLPDSIRLTPFGKLLRKYSLDELLQLVNVIQGDLSLVGPRPLLMDYLPLYTEEQAKRHLVRPGITGWAQVNGRNQISWEDKFKLDVWYVENQSLLLDLKILALTVMKVLRSDGISHGNHVTMEKFSGSNLS, from the coding sequence ATGAAACGATTATTCGATTTGTTGATTGCCGTTCCGCTCTTTATCCTATTTCTGCCGATTATCGGCATCGTCGCTGTTCTGGTTAGATACAAACTGGGTTCACCCGTTATCTTCAAACAGATGAGGCCAGGACTCCATGAGAAACCGATTAATCTCTATAAGTTTCGAACTATGACGGATGAAAGAGATAGTGATGGCGTGCTATTGCCAGATTCGATACGATTAACCCCTTTTGGCAAATTGCTGCGCAAGTATAGTTTAGATGAGCTATTGCAATTAGTTAATGTCATCCAAGGTGATTTGAGCCTGGTAGGACCAAGGCCATTGTTAATGGACTATCTACCGCTTTACACGGAGGAGCAGGCGAAACGTCATTTGGTTAGACCGGGGATCACGGGGTGGGCTCAGGTAAATGGCAGGAATCAGATTTCGTGGGAAGATAAATTTAAGCTGGACGTTTGGTATGTGGAGAATCAGAGCCTTCTGCTTGATTTGAAAATCCTTGCTTTAACCGTTATGAAAGTGCTTAGATCTGACGGTATTAGTCATGGCAATCATGTCACGATGGAGAAATTCTCCGGATCCAATCTTTCCTGA
- a CDS encoding glucosamine inositolphosphorylceramide transferase family protein has product MYNLLSLMQKGMEDQIWSIKVFPSEDMISECNIEANMDRPSLQASDVRDVQAEFVADPFIIQHNLKYYLFFEVFNKGSARGEIGVAISEDGDKWEYQQIVLREKFHLSYPQVFVIGEEIYMLPETTGADRVLLYKAKKFPTEWEIDCELFAGRYLDPSIVKYEEKWWIFAGSEGGNLHLFHSDYLLGPWMQHTQSPMITNDKRITRPGGRLIACGSHLYRYTQDGSQYYGSSVRLFKINKLSEFEYDEEEVSLILHGTNKESDWRKDGMHHIDQLMISNNRWLVAVDGQKTRKRNYFAWKLDRIRSKLFR; this is encoded by the coding sequence ATGTACAATCTGCTTTCTCTGATGCAGAAGGGAATGGAAGATCAGATTTGGTCCATCAAGGTATTCCCGTCTGAAGACATGATTTCCGAATGCAACATTGAAGCGAATATGGATAGACCCTCTTTGCAAGCTTCCGATGTTCGTGATGTGCAAGCTGAATTTGTCGCAGACCCTTTTATCATCCAGCATAATTTGAAGTACTATTTATTCTTTGAAGTTTTTAACAAAGGGTCAGCACGGGGAGAAATCGGCGTAGCGATAAGCGAGGACGGAGATAAATGGGAGTACCAGCAGATCGTGCTGCGCGAGAAATTCCATTTATCGTATCCGCAAGTATTTGTCATCGGAGAAGAGATCTATATGCTGCCGGAAACGACAGGGGCAGATCGTGTTTTATTGTACAAAGCTAAGAAATTTCCTACAGAATGGGAGATTGATTGCGAGCTATTCGCAGGCCGCTACTTGGACCCCTCAATCGTAAAATATGAGGAAAAATGGTGGATTTTCGCAGGGTCAGAAGGAGGCAACCTTCACTTATTTCATTCGGATTACTTGCTGGGGCCATGGATGCAGCATACTCAAAGCCCGATGATTACGAATGATAAACGAATTACAAGACCTGGGGGACGCCTTATCGCCTGTGGAAGTCATCTCTATCGTTATACACAAGACGGTTCCCAATATTATGGAAGTTCTGTGAGGCTGTTCAAAATAAATAAACTGTCCGAATTTGAATATGACGAGGAAGAAGTATCGCTCATTCTGCATGGCACGAATAAGGAGAGCGATTGGCGCAAAGATGGCATGCACCACATTGATCAGCTCATGATCAGCAATAACCGGTGGTTGGTCGCCGTGGACGGACAGAAGACCAGGAAAAGAAATTATTTTGCCTGGAAGCTGGACCGCATTCGATCCAAATTATTTAGATGA